In one window of Acidovorax sp. HDW3 DNA:
- a CDS encoding thiol:disulfide interchange protein DsbA/DsbL: MQRREFSRCAAALAAGSLALPALAQLREGKDYHKLSKPAPTEAPAGKIEVVEFFGYFCPHCNSFEPTLSAWTKKAPKEIAFRRVPVNFNPKTVPMQKLYYALEGLGKLETLHAQAFRTIHVERKPLQEDEQIFAWASAQGLDLSKFKEMYNSFGVANQVRKATQLQQAYEVEGVPSMGVAGRYYIDGNMSGSMDNMLRTVEQLAAQVGKA, from the coding sequence ATGCAACGCCGTGAATTTTCCCGCTGCGCCGCCGCCCTCGCCGCTGGCAGCCTGGCCCTGCCAGCCCTGGCCCAACTGCGCGAAGGCAAGGACTACCACAAGCTCTCCAAGCCCGCACCGACCGAGGCGCCTGCGGGCAAAATCGAGGTGGTGGAGTTCTTTGGCTACTTCTGCCCACACTGCAACTCCTTTGAGCCCACGCTGAGCGCCTGGACGAAAAAAGCCCCCAAGGAAATCGCCTTCCGCCGTGTGCCGGTCAACTTCAACCCCAAGACCGTGCCCATGCAAAAGCTGTACTACGCGCTCGAAGGGCTGGGCAAGCTCGAAACCCTGCACGCACAGGCGTTTCGCACCATCCACGTCGAGCGCAAGCCGCTGCAGGAAGACGAGCAAATCTTTGCCTGGGCCAGCGCCCAGGGCCTAGACCTGAGCAAATTCAAAGAGATGTACAACTCTTTTGGCGTTGCCAACCAGGTGCGCAAAGCCACCCAGCTGCAGCAGGCTTATGAAGTCGAAGGCGTGCCCTCCATGGGGGTGGCCGGGCGCTACTACATCGACGGCAATATGTCGGGCA
- a CDS encoding SPOR domain-containing protein: MKHTQRGSTIVGFILGLLVGLGAALAVAVYVAKVPVPFLNKAGLRSASQDSAEAERNRNWNPNQALTGTMPARPPQAEAPASTDAKPEAKAEAKTDPKADAKADTKAPAKETATSDPLGDFAKAKTSASPAATTNAEPHEYFVQAGAYNTQGDADAQRAKLAMLGWEAKVSENKKDGRPVFRVRVGPFAKRDDAAGLKEKLDDAGVQTNLVRVQR; encoded by the coding sequence ATGAAACACACCCAACGCGGCAGCACCATCGTCGGCTTCATCCTCGGTTTGCTCGTGGGCCTGGGGGCGGCGCTAGCCGTCGCGGTGTACGTGGCCAAGGTGCCTGTACCGTTTTTGAACAAGGCCGGACTGCGCAGCGCCAGCCAGGACAGCGCCGAAGCCGAGCGCAACCGCAACTGGAACCCCAACCAGGCCCTGACCGGCACCATGCCTGCGCGCCCACCGCAGGCCGAAGCCCCCGCCAGCACCGATGCCAAGCCGGAGGCCAAGGCCGAAGCCAAGACCGATCCCAAGGCTGACGCCAAAGCCGACACCAAAGCCCCGGCCAAGGAAACAGCGACCTCCGACCCGCTGGGCGACTTTGCCAAAGCCAAGACCAGCGCCAGCCCGGCCGCCACCACCAACGCCGAGCCGCACGAATACTTCGTTCAGGCCGGTGCCTACAACACCCAAGGCGACGCCGATGCACAGCGTGCCAAGCTCGCCATGCTCGGCTGGGAGGCCAAGGTCAGCGAAAACAAGAAGGACGGGCGCCCGGTGTTTCGCGTACGCGTGGGGCCGTTTGCCAAGCGCGACGACGCCGCCGGCCTGAAAGAAAAGCTCGACGATGCCGGCGTGCAAACCAACCTGGTGCGCGTGCAGCGCTGA
- the argS gene encoding arginine--tRNA ligase: MLSVKQQLLAALAGELEQLSPGAGSRAAFESPKVAAHGDFACTSAMQLAKPLKANPRALGEQLQTTLMATPAFAQWVDAIEIAGPGFLNIRLKNSAKQQVVREVLAQGTQFGVQPARGEKILVEFVSANPTGPLHVGHGRQAALGDAICNLYASQGWAVHREFYYNDAGVQIDTLTKSTQLRAQGFKPGDACWPTDAENPLAKNFYNGDYIQDIANAFLARETVQADDRAFTANGDVQDYDNIRQFAVAYLRNEQDKDLQAFNLKFDEYYLESSLYTNGHVEATVNRLIEGGHTYEQDGALWLKSTDYGDDKDRVMRKSDGGYTYFVPDVAYHIQKFQRGFTKVVNIQGTDHHGTIARVRAGLQAADVGIPAGYPDYVLHTMVRVVRNGEEVKISKRAGSYVTLRDLIEWTSKDAVRFFLLSRKPDTEYTFDIDLAVAQNNDNPVFYVQYAHARICSVLRGWREDYDLAQLASVDLSPLEGPQAQALMLLLAKYPDMLTAAATGNAPHDVTFYLRELAACYHSYYDAERILVDDEAVKHARLALVAATAQVLRNGLAMLGVSAPERM, from the coding sequence ATGCTCAGCGTGAAACAACAATTGCTCGCAGCCCTGGCTGGCGAGCTCGAACAACTCTCCCCCGGTGCGGGCAGCCGCGCCGCCTTTGAATCGCCCAAGGTGGCCGCACATGGCGACTTCGCCTGCACCTCCGCCATGCAGCTGGCCAAGCCGCTCAAGGCCAACCCGCGCGCCCTGGGCGAGCAGCTGCAGACGACCTTGATGGCCACGCCCGCCTTTGCACAATGGGTCGATGCCATCGAGATTGCCGGCCCAGGCTTTTTGAACATCCGCCTGAAGAACAGCGCCAAGCAGCAGGTGGTGCGCGAGGTGCTGGCGCAGGGCACGCAGTTTGGCGTGCAGCCCGCGCGTGGCGAGAAAATCCTGGTCGAATTCGTCTCCGCCAACCCCACCGGCCCGCTGCACGTCGGCCATGGCCGCCAGGCGGCGCTGGGGGACGCGATTTGCAACCTCTACGCCAGCCAGGGCTGGGCCGTGCACCGCGAGTTTTATTACAACGATGCCGGCGTGCAAATCGACACCCTGACCAAGAGCACGCAGCTGCGCGCCCAGGGTTTCAAGCCCGGTGACGCCTGCTGGCCCACCGACGCCGAAAACCCACTGGCGAAGAATTTTTACAACGGCGACTACATCCAGGACATTGCCAACGCCTTTTTGGCCCGGGAAACCGTCCAGGCCGACGACCGCGCTTTCACCGCCAATGGCGATGTGCAGGATTACGACAACATCCGCCAGTTCGCCGTCGCCTACCTGCGCAACGAGCAGGACAAGGATCTGCAAGCCTTCAACCTCAAGTTCGACGAGTACTACCTTGAGTCGAGCCTGTACACCAACGGCCACGTCGAGGCCACCGTCAACCGCCTGATCGAGGGCGGCCACACCTACGAACAAGACGGCGCGCTGTGGCTCAAAAGCACCGACTACGGCGACGACAAAGACCGCGTGATGCGCAAGAGCGACGGCGGCTACACCTACTTTGTGCCCGATGTGGCCTACCACATCCAGAAATTCCAGCGCGGCTTCACCAAGGTGGTGAACATCCAGGGTACGGACCACCACGGCACCATCGCCCGCGTGCGCGCCGGCCTGCAGGCAGCCGACGTCGGCATCCCCGCCGGCTACCCCGACTACGTGCTGCACACCATGGTGCGCGTGGTGAGAAACGGCGAAGAAGTCAAAATCAGCAAGCGTGCGGGCAGCTACGTCACGCTGCGCGACCTGATCGAGTGGACGAGCAAAGACGCCGTGCGCTTTTTCTTGCTCTCGCGCAAGCCCGATACCGAATACACCTTCGACATCGACCTGGCCGTGGCGCAGAACAACGACAACCCGGTGTTCTACGTGCAGTACGCGCACGCGCGCATCTGCTCGGTGCTGCGCGGCTGGCGCGAGGACTACGACCTGGCACAACTGGCCAGCGTGGATTTGTCGCCGCTGGAAGGCCCGCAAGCCCAGGCGCTGATGCTGCTCTTGGCCAAGTACCCCGACATGCTCACCGCTGCCGCCACCGGCAACGCCCCGCACGACGTGACTTTTTACCTGCGCGAGCTCGCCGCCTGCTACCACAGCTACTACGACGCCGAGCGCATTCTGGTGGACGACGAAGCCGTCAAGCACGCCCGCCTGGCGCTGGTGGCGGCCACCGCCCAGGTGCTGCGCAACGGCCTGGCCATGCTGGGCGTATCGGCCCCTGAAAGAATGTAA
- a CDS encoding PsiF family protein: MKKLLSLLAVASLAFSAAAQAANAEAPAAKAPTAQQTKMKDCNAEAKTKDLKGDERKAFMKQCLSNKPQAEVAQGTPQQEKMKACNADAKQQNLAGDKRKVFMKECLAAKP, from the coding sequence ATGAAAAAACTGCTTTCCTTGTTGGCCGTTGCCAGTCTTGCTTTCTCTGCTGCCGCCCAGGCGGCCAATGCCGAAGCCCCTGCTGCCAAAGCCCCTACGGCGCAGCAGACCAAGATGAAAGACTGCAACGCCGAGGCCAAGACCAAGGACTTGAAGGGCGATGAGCGCAAGGCCTTCATGAAGCAGTGCCTGAGCAACAAGCCCCAGGCTGAGGTCGCCCAGGGCACACCGCAACAAGAAAAAATGAAGGCCTGCAACGCCGATGCCAAACAACAAAATCTGGCGGGCGACAAACGCAAAGTTTTCATGAAGGAATGCCTGGCCGCCAAACCCTGA
- a CDS encoding methyl-accepting chemotaxis protein, translating into MVALLLSTMLSERSLLLTERAANVRQVVETAHGLVVYYHSLSKDGKLPDNVAQERALEAMRSLRYSGKEYFWVNDMQTRMVMHPISPQLEGKDLSGTKDPNGKLLFTEFVNTVKQKGEGYVEYQWPQPGSDKPVDKISYVKGFAPWGWIVGSGVYVNSVQATFVQRLLESGAVAVALALLLLGLSWAIARSILRQLGAEPAVLNAITHRIASGDLTAEIPSDVDSNSVAHGIRSMRDSVARIVLDVRRGSEGVATASSEIAQGNHDLSARTESQASALQQTAASMEQLGSTVRHNADNAQQANQLALGASRVAEQAGGVVAEVVTTMQGISTSSHKIADIIGVIDGIAFQTNILALNAAVEAARAGEQGRGFAVVAGEVRSLAGRSADAAKEIKQLITDSVQRVEQGTQLVDKAGSTMEEVVASIRRVTDLMGEISAASREQSSGVAQVGEAVTQMDQATQQNAALVEEMAAAASSLKSQAQQLVETVSAFRAGAETSQPGPRYSSPAPTNPSMPAPASTSIRRPAPATPTIKAAPKAALAPPPPKPAAKPAAGADDDWETF; encoded by the coding sequence ATGGTGGCGCTGCTGCTGAGCACCATGCTCAGCGAACGCAGCCTGCTGCTGACCGAACGTGCCGCCAATGTGCGCCAAGTGGTAGAAACCGCCCACGGCCTGGTGGTTTACTACCACAGCCTGAGCAAAGACGGAAAGCTGCCCGACAACGTTGCCCAGGAGCGCGCCCTGGAGGCCATGCGCTCGCTGCGCTACAGCGGTAAAGAGTATTTCTGGGTCAACGACATGCAAACGCGCATGGTCATGCACCCCATCAGCCCGCAGCTCGAAGGCAAAGACCTGAGTGGTACCAAAGACCCCAACGGCAAACTCCTGTTCACGGAGTTTGTCAACACCGTCAAACAAAAAGGCGAAGGCTACGTGGAGTACCAATGGCCCCAGCCCGGCAGCGACAAACCGGTGGACAAAATCTCTTACGTCAAGGGCTTTGCCCCCTGGGGTTGGATCGTTGGCTCGGGCGTTTACGTCAACAGCGTGCAGGCCACTTTTGTGCAGCGCCTGCTCGAATCGGGCGCCGTCGCCGTGGCGCTGGCCTTGTTGCTATTGGGGCTGAGCTGGGCGATTGCACGCAGCATCTTGCGCCAACTGGGTGCCGAGCCCGCAGTGCTCAACGCCATCACACACCGCATCGCCAGCGGCGACCTGACGGCTGAAATTCCCAGCGACGTGGACAGCAACAGCGTGGCCCACGGCATCCGCTCCATGCGCGACAGCGTCGCGCGCATCGTGCTCGACGTGCGCCGGGGCTCCGAAGGCGTGGCCACCGCCAGCAGCGAGATCGCCCAGGGAAACCACGATCTGTCGGCGCGCACCGAAAGCCAGGCGAGCGCGCTGCAGCAAACGGCAGCATCCATGGAGCAGCTGGGCTCGACCGTGCGCCACAACGCCGACAACGCACAGCAGGCCAACCAACTGGCGCTGGGCGCTTCGCGCGTGGCCGAGCAGGCTGGCGGCGTGGTCGCCGAGGTCGTGACCACCATGCAGGGCATCTCCACCAGCAGCCACAAGATTGCCGACATCATCGGCGTGATCGACGGCATTGCGTTTCAGACCAACATCCTGGCGCTCAACGCCGCCGTCGAAGCCGCGCGCGCCGGCGAGCAGGGCCGGGGCTTTGCCGTGGTCGCGGGCGAGGTGCGCAGCCTGGCCGGGCGCAGCGCCGATGCAGCCAAAGAGATCAAGCAGCTCATCACCGACAGCGTACAACGCGTCGAGCAAGGCACGCAGCTGGTGGACAAGGCCGGCAGCACCATGGAGGAAGTCGTCGCCAGCATCCGCCGCGTGACGGATTTGATGGGCGAGATCAGCGCCGCCAGCCGCGAGCAATCGAGCGGCGTGGCCCAGGTCGGCGAGGCCGTGACGCAGATGGATCAGGCAACGCAGCAAAACGCTGCCCTGGTCGAAGAAATGGCCGCCGCCGCCAGCAGCCTCAAATCGCAGGCGCAGCAGTTGGTGGAAACCGTCTCCGCCTTCCGCGCCGGCGCCGAAACCAGCCAACCCGGCCCGCGCTACAGCAGCCCGGCGCCCACCAACCCGTCTATGCCCGCGCCCGCGAGCACCAGCATCCGCCGCCCTGCCCCCGCAACCCCCACAATCAAGGCCGCGCCCAAGGCAGCCCTGGCACCGCCACCGCCTAAACCGGCGGCCAAGCCCGCTGCCGGCGCAGATGACGACTGGGAAACCTTCTGA
- a CDS encoding chalcone isomerase family protein has product MAFFPRLAVTAAALVLACSSALAQITVADVKYDADASVNGTSLHLNGAGVRYKAVFKVYTAGLYLEKKAETTPEVLGQKGPKRLRIVMLREIDAAELGKLFSRGMEDNLDRSTFSKLIPGVMRMSQVFTDHKKLLAGEEFSIDWVPGTGTVITVKGKVQGESFKEPEFFNAMMNIWLGPQPVDWKLKDALLGKTQ; this is encoded by the coding sequence ATGGCTTTCTTCCCGCGCCTGGCCGTTACCGCTGCCGCCCTTGTCCTCGCTTGCAGCAGCGCCCTGGCACAAATCACCGTCGCTGACGTGAAGTACGACGCTGATGCCAGCGTCAACGGCACATCCTTGCACCTCAACGGCGCCGGTGTGCGCTACAAGGCCGTGTTCAAGGTCTATACCGCCGGCCTGTACCTGGAGAAAAAAGCCGAAACCACGCCAGAAGTGCTGGGCCAGAAAGGCCCCAAGCGCCTGCGCATCGTCATGCTGCGCGAAATTGACGCCGCCGAGCTGGGCAAGTTGTTCTCGCGCGGCATGGAAGACAACCTCGACCGCTCCACCTTCTCCAAGCTCATTCCGGGCGTGATGCGCATGAGCCAAGTCTTTACCGACCACAAAAAACTGCTGGCCGGCGAGGAGTTCTCCATCGACTGGGTGCCGGGCACGGGCACGGTCATCACCGTCAAGGGCAAGGTGCAGGGCGAATCGTTCAAGGAACCCGAGTTTTTCAACGCCATGATGAACATCTGGCTCGGCCCGCAGCCGGTGGATTGGAAGCTCAAGGACGCCCTCCTAGGGAAAACCCAGTAA
- the trpE gene encoding anthranilate synthase component I gives MISELEFQSLARAGYNRIPLLAEAFADLETPLSLYLKLAHAKGDGRNSFLLESVVGGERFGRYSFIGLPARTLLRASGFGSAAKTEVVTDGQVVETAHGNPLDFIAQYQKRFKVALRPGLPRFCGGLAGYFGYDAVRYIEKKLEATCPPDTLGCPDILLLQCEELAVIDNLSGKLYLIVYADPGQSEAYARGKKRLRELKELLKYSVSAPQVLASESHPAERSFVKQDYLAAVAKAKELIAAGDFMQVQVGQRIHKRYTQSPLSLYRALRSLNPSPYMYYYHFGDFQVVGASPEILVRQEQTEAGTKVTIRPLAGTRPRGATPEKDKAAEQELINDPKERAEHVMLIDLARNDIGRIAKVGSVKVTEAFVVERYSHVMHIVSNVEGILNEGMSSMDVLKATFPAGTLTGAPKVHAMELIDQLEPTKRGLYGGACGYLSYAGDMDVAIAIRTAIVKDGMLYVQAAAGVVADSVPELEWKETEHKARALLRAAELVEEGLE, from the coding sequence GTGATTTCCGAACTTGAATTTCAAAGCCTGGCGCGCGCCGGCTACAACCGCATCCCGCTGCTGGCCGAGGCTTTTGCCGACCTCGAAACCCCGCTCTCGCTCTACCTCAAGCTGGCCCACGCCAAGGGTGATGGCCGCAACAGCTTTTTGCTCGAATCGGTGGTCGGCGGCGAGCGCTTTGGGCGCTACAGCTTCATCGGCCTGCCGGCGCGCACGCTCTTGCGTGCCAGCGGCTTCGGCAGCGCCGCCAAGACCGAGGTCGTGACCGACGGCCAGGTGGTGGAAACCGCCCATGGCAACCCGCTGGACTTTATCGCCCAGTACCAAAAGCGCTTCAAGGTCGCGCTGCGCCCCGGCCTGCCGCGCTTTTGCGGTGGCCTGGCGGGCTATTTTGGTTACGACGCGGTGCGCTATATCGAGAAAAAGCTCGAAGCCACCTGCCCGCCCGACACCCTGGGCTGCCCCGACATCCTGCTGCTGCAGTGCGAGGAGCTGGCCGTCATCGACAACCTCTCGGGCAAGCTCTACCTCATCGTCTACGCCGACCCGGGCCAGAGCGAAGCCTATGCGCGCGGCAAGAAACGCCTGCGCGAGTTGAAGGAGCTGCTCAAGTACTCGGTCAGCGCGCCGCAGGTGCTGGCGAGCGAAAGCCACCCGGCCGAGCGCAGCTTTGTCAAGCAGGACTACCTCGCGGCGGTGGCCAAGGCCAAGGAGCTGATCGCGGCGGGCGACTTCATGCAGGTGCAGGTGGGCCAGCGCATCCACAAGCGCTACACGCAAAGCCCGCTGTCGCTGTACCGCGCGCTGCGCTCGCTCAACCCCTCGCCCTACATGTACTACTACCACTTTGGTGATTTCCAGGTGGTGGGCGCCAGCCCCGAGATTTTGGTGCGCCAGGAGCAGACCGAGGCGGGCACCAAGGTCACCATCCGCCCGCTGGCCGGCACCCGTCCACGCGGTGCGACGCCGGAGAAAGACAAGGCGGCCGAGCAAGAACTCATCAACGACCCGAAGGAGCGCGCCGAGCACGTCATGCTCATCGACCTGGCGCGCAACGACATCGGCCGCATCGCCAAGGTGGGCAGCGTGAAGGTGACCGAAGCCTTTGTGGTCGAGCGCTACAGCCATGTGATGCACATCGTCAGCAACGTCGAGGGCATCTTGAACGAGGGCATGAGCAGCATGGACGTGCTCAAGGCCACCTTCCCGGCGGGCACGCTCACTGGCGCGCCCAAGGTGCACGCCATGGAGCTGATCGACCAGCTCGAACCCACCAAGCGCGGCCTGTACGGCGGCGCCTGCGGGTATCTGAGCTACGCCGGCGACATGGACGTGGCCATTGCCATCCGCACGGCCATCGTCAAGGACGGCATGTTGTACGTGCAAGCGGCCGCCGGGGTGGTGGCCGATTCCGTTCCGGAGCTGGAATGGAAGGAAACAGAACACAAGGCGCGTGCCCTGCTGCGCGCCGCTGAATTGGTGGAAGAAGGACTGGAATGA
- a CDS encoding chorismate mutase: MTTRAIEQTQHCNTMADVRRAIDALDDILVPLLVTRGGYMTQAARIKQRDSQVRDEERIEAIVARVRERALQEGGEPDVIEAIYRSMMEAYIAYEHREFARQHAPGEGT, from the coding sequence ATGACGACGCGCGCAATCGAGCAGACACAACATTGCAACACCATGGCGGATGTGCGCCGCGCCATCGATGCGCTGGACGACATCCTGGTGCCGCTGCTGGTCACCCGGGGCGGCTACATGACGCAGGCGGCGCGCATCAAGCAGCGCGATAGCCAGGTGCGCGACGAAGAACGCATCGAGGCCATCGTCGCGCGCGTACGCGAGCGGGCGCTGCAAGAGGGCGGCGAGCCTGACGTCATCGAGGCCATCTACCGCAGCATGATGGAGGCCTACATCGCCTACGAGCACCGGGAATTTGCGCGCCAGCACGCGCCAGGGGAAGGCACATGA
- a CDS encoding aminodeoxychorismate/anthranilate synthase component II, producing MKLLMVDNYDSFTYNIVQYFGELGAEVEVFRNDEITLEGIAARAPDRLVISPGPCSPAEAGISVAAIRHFAGRLPILGVCLGHQSIGAAFGGRIVRAQALMHGKTSTITTTQKGVFAGLPEKFTVNRYHSLAIERESCPEVLEITAWTEDGEIMGVRHRELAIEGVQFHPESILTEHGHAMLRNFLEQKA from the coding sequence ATGAAACTCTTGATGGTCGATAACTACGACAGCTTCACCTACAACATCGTGCAGTACTTTGGCGAATTGGGCGCCGAGGTCGAAGTCTTTCGCAACGACGAGATCACCCTGGAGGGCATCGCCGCGCGCGCGCCCGACCGGCTGGTGATCTCGCCCGGCCCCTGCTCGCCAGCCGAGGCGGGTATTTCGGTTGCCGCCATCCGGCACTTTGCCGGCCGGCTGCCGATTTTGGGTGTGTGCCTGGGGCACCAGAGCATTGGCGCCGCCTTTGGCGGGCGCATCGTGCGCGCGCAAGCGCTGATGCACGGCAAGACCAGCACCATCACCACCACGCAAAAAGGCGTGTTCGCCGGCCTGCCGGAAAAATTCACCGTCAACCGCTACCACTCGCTGGCCATCGAGCGCGAGAGCTGCCCCGAGGTGCTGGAGATCACCGCCTGGACGGAGGACGGCGAGATCATGGGCGTGCGCCACCGCGAGCTGGCCATCGAGGGCGTGCAGTTCCACCCCGAGAGCATCCTCACCGAGCACGGCCACGCCATGCTGCGCAACTTTCTTGAGCAAAAAGCATAG
- the trpD gene encoding anthranilate phosphoribosyltransferase encodes MNKITPQEALQRTIEHREIFHDEMLDLMRMIMRGELSPVMTAALLTGLRVKKETIGEITAAAQVMRELSTKVPVTDTRHLVDIVGTGGDGAGTFNISTCAMFVAAAAGARVSKHGGRGVSSKSGSADVMEALGVHINLAPEHIAQCIAEVGIGFMFAPNHHPAMKNVAPVRRELGVRTLFNILGPLTNPAGAPNILMGVFHPDLVGIQVRALQRLGAEHALVVYGRDGMDEVSLGAATLVGELKNGAITEYEIHPEDFGLAMVSNRALKVETPEQSRALLLGVLRGEGGAAREIVALNAGVALYAANVADDIASGLALAHQAIDSGAALHKLDQLVARTHALAA; translated from the coding sequence ATGAACAAAATCACCCCCCAGGAGGCGCTGCAGCGCACCATCGAACACCGCGAGATCTTCCACGACGAGATGCTCGACCTCATGCGCATGATCATGCGCGGCGAGCTCTCGCCGGTGATGACGGCGGCCCTGCTCACCGGCCTGCGCGTGAAGAAGGAGACGATTGGCGAGATCACGGCGGCGGCGCAGGTCATGCGCGAGCTCTCGACCAAGGTGCCGGTGACCGATACGCGCCACCTGGTCGATATCGTCGGCACCGGCGGCGATGGCGCGGGCACCTTCAACATCTCCACCTGCGCCATGTTCGTCGCCGCCGCTGCCGGCGCGCGCGTGAGCAAGCACGGCGGGCGCGGCGTCTCCAGCAAGAGCGGCAGCGCCGACGTGATGGAGGCGCTGGGCGTGCACATCAACCTCGCGCCCGAGCACATCGCGCAGTGCATTGCCGAGGTCGGCATCGGCTTCATGTTCGCCCCCAACCACCACCCGGCGATGAAAAACGTCGCCCCCGTGCGCCGCGAGCTGGGCGTGCGCACGCTGTTCAACATCCTCGGGCCGCTGACCAACCCGGCGGGTGCGCCCAACATCCTGATGGGCGTGTTCCACCCCGACCTGGTCGGCATCCAGGTGCGTGCGCTGCAGCGCCTGGGCGCCGAGCACGCCCTCGTCGTCTATGGCCGCGACGGCATGGACGAAGTCAGCCTGGGCGCCGCCACCTTGGTCGGCGAGCTGAAAAACGGCGCCATCACCGAGTACGAAATCCACCCCGAAGACTTCGGCCTGGCCATGGTCAGCAACCGCGCGCTCAAGGTCGAGACGCCCGAGCAATCGCGCGCGCTGCTGCTGGGCGTGCTGCGCGGCGAAGGCGGCGCGGCGCGCGAGATCGTGGCCCTCAACGCCGGTGTGGCGCTGTACGCTGCCAACGTGGCCGACGACATCGCCAGCGGCCTGGCCCTGGCGCACCAGGCCATCGACAGCGGCGCGGCGCTGCACAAACTCGACCAGCTGGTGGCGCGCACGCACGCCCTGGCCGCCTGA
- the trpC gene encoding indole-3-glycerol phosphate synthase TrpC, translating to MSDILQKICAVKAEEVAAARKKISLERIRADAESRVLTRDFVGALRAKTAAGQAAVIAEIKKASPSKGVIRQGEFIPADIAQSYADGDGRVSAACLSVLTDRQFFQGQPDDLKQARASCSLPVLRKDFMVDAYQIYESRAMGADCILLIAACLDDAQLHDFEAIARSLDMAVLVEVHDGPELERALRLRTPLVGINNRNLRTFDVSLQTTLALRAQVPPERILVTESGIATPADVAQMRTAGIQAFLVGETLMRAPDPGLALAELFA from the coding sequence ATGAGCGACATCCTGCAAAAAATCTGCGCCGTCAAAGCCGAAGAAGTGGCGGCGGCGCGCAAGAAAATCTCCCTCGAACGCATCCGCGCCGACGCCGAAAGCCGCGTGCTCACGCGCGACTTCGTCGGCGCCCTGCGCGCAAAAACCGCCGCCGGCCAGGCCGCTGTGATTGCCGAAATCAAAAAAGCCAGCCCGAGCAAGGGCGTGATCCGCCAGGGCGAATTCATCCCCGCCGACATCGCGCAAAGCTACGCCGATGGCGACGGCCGCGTCAGCGCCGCCTGCCTCTCGGTGCTCACCGACCGCCAGTTCTTCCAGGGCCAGCCCGACGACCTCAAGCAGGCGCGCGCCAGCTGCAGCCTGCCGGTGCTGCGCAAGGACTTCATGGTCGATGCGTACCAAATCTATGAATCGCGCGCCATGGGGGCCGACTGCATCCTGCTCATCGCCGCCTGCCTGGACGACGCGCAGCTGCACGACTTTGAAGCCATCGCCCGCAGCCTGGACATGGCGGTGCTCGTTGAAGTGCACGACGGCCCCGAGCTCGAACGCGCGCTGCGCCTGCGCACGCCGCTCGTCGGCATCAACAACCGCAACCTGCGCACCTTCGACGTCAGCTTGCAAACCACCCTGGCACTGCGCGCGCAGGTGCCGCCCGAGCGCATTTTGGTGACCGAATCGGGCATTGCCACGCCAGCCGACGTAGCGCAAATGCGCACCGCTGGCATCCAGGCTTTCCTGGTGGGCGAAACCTTGATGCGCGCCCCCGACCCCGGGCTGGCGCTGGCAGAATTGTTCGCCTGA